The proteins below are encoded in one region of Neisseria macacae ATCC 33926:
- a CDS encoding type VI secretion system accessory protein TagJ produces MDLKTKLTDMIELVRSNPDNQEHRLALIQYLCLSAKWEQALKQIGQYQKLFPDTQKPLMLYLIENISAEMRRQAVLETQQKPKTLEQHASKLDILQKQLSLVAHVAEKKNSALTADYEALSDCIDGTPAHITYLLADKSVAETDNNWIMDGDVRTAFVYEFFYQGHYYWQTWDSIESIAFKAPSSLLDIIWRSSEIKFTDGECIQCTSPARYAVLPDAETKWSDMLMNCSQTDWIEVAEQLFTGMGQKTLYTDSHDFGLLDIRNIKFGQQR; encoded by the coding sequence ATGGATTTGAAGACTAAATTAACGGACATGATTGAGCTTGTACGTTCAAATCCTGACAATCAGGAACATCGTTTGGCATTGATTCAATACCTCTGTCTGAGTGCCAAATGGGAACAGGCTTTAAAGCAAATCGGGCAATACCAAAAACTGTTTCCCGATACTCAAAAGCCCCTGATGCTCTACCTTATTGAAAACATTTCTGCCGAAATGCGTCGTCAAGCAGTCTTGGAAACACAGCAAAAACCCAAAACTCTGGAACAGCACGCAAGCAAACTCGATATTCTTCAAAAACAACTCTCTTTAGTTGCTCATGTTGCAGAGAAAAAAAACTCTGCCCTCACTGCCGACTACGAAGCCTTATCCGACTGTATCGACGGTACACCAGCGCACATCACTTATCTTCTGGCAGATAAATCGGTTGCCGAAACCGACAACAACTGGATTATGGATGGCGACGTACGTACTGCTTTTGTTTATGAATTCTTCTATCAAGGCCACTACTATTGGCAAACTTGGGACTCTATTGAAAGTATAGCTTTCAAAGCACCCAGCTCATTGCTCGACATCATCTGGAGGTCGTCTGAAATCAAATTTACCGACGGCGAATGTATCCAATGTACCAGTCCTGCCCGCTATGCTGTTTTGCCGGATGCAGAAACCAAATGGTCGGATATGTTGATGAACTGCTCACAAACAGACTGGATAGAAGTAGCCGAACAGCTCTTTACAGGCATGGGTCAAAAAACCCTGTATACCGACAGCCATGATTTTGGTCTCTTGGATATTCGCAATATTAAATTCGGACAACAGCGTTAA
- a CDS encoding DUF6531 domain-containing protein, with protein sequence MASFGNTFGILIPKPEAPAMVSQGSANPPEPLTNAAGPVDVIEMVADVASTALSIVAPDSAAADAVDAISELVSLASMIPGQPGPKPPSRKMVSGFSGGMGMGFDGGVVTSGHGHCIPCKVAAATNVGNPVNAVLGIKVLFDDTETDFAFDSPLPLVWQRSYYSDQIGNGWLGQGWSLPFSMRLVRTADGFLYIDEQGREISLPDISDEADKPYSAADEDEDDLYEEEAAPRPASAEEDPYGLDDAYFDPYEQIFFSQISDDLYQIASPDGGARLLFAEVDSGCGIFQLVAQLDRNGRHIRLCYDDNGLPHSIYDGSGRHFQPVFSSIRLHDNDPDFDPAGERDVFVSEDERFYVNRLTSVTFNGKELVRYDYDGYGDLTAVYGRDGKKLRGFAYRNHIMVEHNQPDGLVSRYEYDRYDTDGKVLKSSNNLGEEWTFDYRKDHTVVTDALGRTEVYGFDENRELVYRIDADGQRSDSERDSYGRITVERDPLGRETRYLYDTEGNVIAITAPDGSSTQIDYHETLNLPVAVNDPAGRITAYDYDGRGNLISITDPAGYTTSYGYNARWLPETVTDALGKTRRLHYDTLDQLVCFTDCTGETTRFGYTEYGDLETVTDALGHTTRHHYDAAGNPVRTDYPDGSHETFEYDRLNRLTAHIDGLGAKTAYELAVDGLPLKRTNALGHTFAYAYDKARRLTVLTNENGETYRLNYDQTDNLIQETSWDSKITAYGYDAAGQLVQQTEYGQSNNEGRLKERPETWHIHRFKRNILGQLIEKQSRKVSSRNGQSKDEGISRTRFEYDPITGNLTKARNQYSSVELAYDELDRLIGETTVHNGQSATVGYQYDPLGNRIRTILPDGRHIDYLYYGSGHLHQISLDGEVITDIERDKLHREIQRTQGSISSLYDYDPMGRLKSQRTVWSGTQTPRGKQNPLAGGAVNRRYTYDKAGNLIQSADQRSGVLHYVYDKIGRIQEARNSQTGRSETFAFDPAHNILDIPTSTPSPVGEGWGEGKTTAPISDDPQTQGRLKSPANPNLTAGNRLKEYNGIEYTYDALGNLIYRQLPDGENQYYQYDLENQLVRAEIKKPAGNTEIWTYAYDPFGRRLSKERQDKLAWTSTDPKRTHFVWDGTRLLQEYTYKGCYTYIYTDQDSYEPLAQVFDNNQDEAQYLAYFHNDQIGIPKEMTDIHGNLLWYGEYTAWGRLKKDERIYKNAHQPFRLQNQYFDEETGLHYNFFRYYEPDTGRFINQDPIGLFGGDNLYSFGNQVLDFIDPLGLKIYGHRKNGTFRKKPGPKSKKKSAGKGECIQNKKDGDAREALHKKDLDAQYGADRILSQKHLRNKKGEIVSDPVTGESRKLDFVIKGAGKKGGGLAQEITSKTASKRSQLAKEERIRDAGGVYVRDGKSLVHVDGISEIIRLP encoded by the coding sequence ATGGCCTCTTTCGGTAATACTTTCGGTATTCTCATCCCCAAACCTGAAGCACCAGCCATGGTGTCTCAAGGCTCTGCCAATCCACCTGAGCCGCTGACCAATGCAGCCGGACCAGTGGATGTGATAGAGATGGTTGCCGATGTTGCTTCCACTGCCCTTTCCATAGTTGCGCCTGATTCTGCTGCAGCCGATGCAGTTGATGCCATATCCGAACTGGTTTCCCTTGCGTCCATGATACCCGGTCAGCCGGGTCCCAAACCGCCTTCCCGTAAAATGGTTAGCGGTTTTAGCGGCGGCATGGGCATGGGCTTTGACGGCGGGGTGGTTACCTCGGGTCATGGGCACTGTATTCCTTGTAAGGTAGCTGCTGCCACAAATGTTGGTAACCCCGTAAACGCAGTGCTCGGTATCAAAGTCCTATTTGACGATACCGAGACCGACTTTGCCTTCGATTCCCCACTTCCCCTTGTTTGGCAGCGCAGCTACTATTCCGACCAAATAGGCAACGGCTGGCTGGGACAAGGTTGGTCGCTGCCGTTCTCCATGCGTCTTGTCCGGACTGCCGACGGTTTCCTTTATATTGATGAGCAGGGCAGGGAAATTTCGTTGCCGGATATCAGCGACGAAGCGGACAAGCCTTATTCCGCGGCCGACGAAGATGAAGACGATTTATATGAAGAAGAGGCTGCCCCAAGACCTGCTTCCGCCGAAGAAGATCCCTACGGTCTGGATGACGCCTATTTCGATCCTTACGAACAAATCTTCTTTTCACAGATTTCAGACGACCTCTACCAAATCGCCTCCCCTGACGGCGGCGCACGGCTGCTGTTTGCCGAAGTCGATTCCGGCTGCGGCATTTTCCAACTGGTCGCTCAGCTCGACCGCAACGGCCGCCATATCCGCCTCTGCTACGACGATAACGGACTGCCGCACAGCATTTACGACGGCAGCGGCCGACACTTCCAACCCGTATTCTCCTCCATCCGTCTGCACGACAACGATCCCGACTTCGACCCGGCAGGGGAGCGGGACGTCTTCGTTTCCGAAGACGAGCGTTTCTACGTCAACCGCCTCACCTCCGTCACCTTCAACGGCAAGGAACTGGTGCGCTACGACTACGACGGCTACGGCGATTTGACCGCCGTTTACGGACGCGACGGCAAAAAACTGCGCGGTTTCGCCTACCGCAACCACATCATGGTCGAACACAACCAGCCCGACGGACTGGTATCCCGCTACGAATACGACCGTTACGACACCGACGGCAAAGTGCTCAAAAGCAGCAACAACCTCGGCGAAGAATGGACGTTCGACTACCGCAAAGACCATACCGTCGTTACCGACGCATTGGGACGGACGGAAGTGTACGGTTTCGACGAAAACCGCGAACTCGTCTACCGCATTGATGCCGACGGACAACGCAGCGACAGCGAACGTGACAGCTACGGCCGCATTACCGTAGAACGCGACCCCCTCGGACGCGAAACCCGCTATCTCTACGATACCGAAGGCAACGTCATCGCCATCACCGCGCCGGACGGCAGCAGCACCCAAATCGACTACCACGAAACCCTCAACCTGCCGGTTGCCGTCAACGATCCCGCAGGCAGGATTACCGCCTACGATTACGACGGACGCGGCAACCTCATCAGTATCACCGACCCCGCCGGTTACACCACCAGCTACGGCTACAACGCCCGATGGCTGCCCGAAACCGTTACCGACGCCTTAGGCAAAACCCGACGCCTACACTACGACACCCTCGACCAACTCGTCTGCTTTACCGACTGTACCGGCGAAACCACCCGCTTCGGTTACACCGAATACGGCGATCTCGAAACCGTTACCGATGCGCTGGGCCATACCACCCGCCACCACTACGATGCAGCGGGCAACCCCGTCCGTACCGACTATCCCGACGGCAGTCACGAAACCTTCGAATACGACCGCCTCAACCGTCTGACCGCCCACATCGACGGACTCGGTGCCAAAACCGCCTACGAGCTCGCGGTGGACGGACTGCCGCTCAAACGCACCAACGCGCTGGGCCATACCTTCGCCTACGCCTACGACAAAGCCCGCCGTCTGACCGTCCTCACCAACGAAAACGGCGAAACCTACCGTCTCAATTACGACCAAACTGACAACCTGATCCAAGAAACCAGCTGGGACAGCAAAATCACCGCCTACGGCTACGATGCCGCCGGACAACTGGTTCAACAGACTGAATACGGCCAAAGCAATAATGAAGGTCGTCTGAAAGAGCGTCCCGAGACTTGGCACATCCACCGGTTCAAACGCAACATCCTCGGCCAACTGATCGAAAAACAAAGCCGCAAAGTCTCCAGCCGCAACGGACAAAGCAAAGACGAAGGCATCAGCCGCACCCGTTTCGAATACGACCCCATTACCGGCAACCTGACCAAAGCCCGCAACCAGTACAGCAGCGTCGAACTCGCCTACGACGAACTTGACCGCCTCATCGGCGAAACCACCGTCCACAACGGTCAAAGTGCCACCGTAGGCTACCAATACGACCCGTTGGGCAACCGCATCCGCACCATCCTGCCCGACGGCCGCCATATCGATTACCTGTACTACGGCAGCGGACACCTGCACCAAATCAGCCTCGACGGCGAAGTCATAACCGACATCGAGCGCGACAAACTGCACCGCGAAATCCAAAGGACGCAGGGCAGCATCAGCAGCCTGTACGACTACGACCCCATGGGTCGTCTGAAAAGCCAGCGTACCGTCTGGAGCGGCACACAAACACCCCGCGGCAAACAAAACCCGTTGGCCGGCGGCGCCGTCAACCGCCGCTATACCTACGACAAAGCCGGCAACCTAATCCAAAGCGCCGACCAAAGAAGCGGCGTCCTCCATTACGTTTACGACAAAATCGGACGCATTCAGGAAGCCCGCAACAGCCAAACCGGCCGCAGCGAAACCTTCGCCTTCGACCCCGCCCACAACATCCTCGACATCCCGACATCTACTCCCTCTCCCGTGGGAGAGGGCTGGGGAGAGGGCAAAACGACCGCTCCGATTTCAGACGACCCCCAAACTCAAGGTCGTCTGAAATCCCCCGCCAACCCCAACCTTACCGCCGGCAACCGCCTCAAAGAATACAACGGCATCGAATACACCTACGACGCATTGGGCAACCTGATCTACCGCCAGTTGCCCGACGGCGAAAACCAATATTACCAATACGATTTAGAAAACCAACTCGTCCGCGCCGAAATCAAAAAGCCCGCCGGCAACACCGAGATTTGGACATACGCCTACGACCCGTTCGGAAGACGCCTTTCCAAAGAACGCCAAGACAAACTCGCCTGGACGAGCACCGACCCGAAACGCACCCACTTCGTCTGGGACGGAACACGATTACTTCAGGAGTATACCTACAAAGGCTGCTACACCTATATCTACACCGACCAAGACAGCTACGAACCGCTGGCGCAAGTCTTTGACAACAACCAAGACGAAGCGCAATACCTCGCCTATTTCCACAACGACCAAATCGGCATCCCGAAAGAGATGACCGACATCCACGGCAATCTGTTATGGTACGGCGAATACACCGCTTGGGGTCGTCTGAAAAAGGACGAGCGGATTTACAAGAACGCGCACCAGCCGTTCAGATTGCAAAACCAATACTTCGATGAGGAGACGGGGCTACACTATAATTTTTTCCGTTACTATGAACCTGATACGGGACGTTTCATCAATCAAGATCCAATTGGGTTGTTTGGTGGAGATAATTTATATTCATTTGGTAATCAAGTATTGGATTTTATCGATCCACTTGGTTTAAAAATTTATGGCCATAGAAAAAACGGAACATTTAGGAAAAAACCTGGACCGAAATCCAAGAAGAAAAGCGCGGGTAAAGGGGAGTGTATCCAAAATAAAAAAGATGGTGATGCTCGCGAAGCCTTACATAAAAAAGACTTAGATGCCCAATATGGAGCTGACCGTATATTGAGTCAGAAACACTTGAGAAATAAAAAGGGCGAAATTGTCAGCGACCCCGTAACGGGTGAGTCTCGTAAGCTTGATTTTGTTATAAAAGGAGCTGGTAAAAAAGGTGGTGGACTTGCTCAAGAAATTACTAGCAAGACTGCTTCAAAAAGGAGTCAACTTGCAAAAGAAGAAAGGATTAGAGATGCAGGTGGCGTATATGTCAGAGATGGTAAAAGCTTAGTTCATGTTGACGGAATATCCGAAATTATTCGATTACCTTAG
- the tssE gene encoding type VI secretion system baseplate subunit TssE yields MSQFRNQLLPSLFDRLTDEEPRKKKEARPDQVINLDQYRQAVLRDILYLLNTCNMQAETMEKDLPVNVRSSTLNYGIPPLSGVNFSDIEWQDVEQNIKQAIIDFEPRLESKTLQVIVNTVDDDDDALHNKLIIEVKGYLKLNPYPKEFLLRTSMDVETGLFDLLDGGNRS; encoded by the coding sequence ATGTCGCAATTCAGAAACCAACTGCTGCCTTCTTTGTTTGACAGACTGACAGATGAAGAGCCGCGCAAAAAAAAAGAGGCACGCCCCGATCAGGTCATCAATCTTGACCAATATCGGCAGGCAGTGCTGCGCGATATTCTTTACCTGCTGAATACCTGCAACATGCAAGCGGAGACCATGGAGAAAGATCTGCCTGTTAACGTGCGCTCGTCCACACTCAATTACGGCATTCCGCCCCTGTCGGGAGTGAATTTCTCCGATATAGAATGGCAGGATGTAGAACAAAACATCAAACAAGCCATCATCGATTTCGAACCACGCCTTGAAAGCAAAACCCTGCAAGTTATCGTGAATACCGTAGACGATGATGACGATGCTTTACACAACAAACTTATTATTGAAGTCAAAGGTTACCTGAAACTCAATCCTTATCCCAAAGAGTTCCTGCTACGAACCAGTATGGATGTTGAGACCGGGTTGTTTGACTTGTTAGATGGGGGAAATAGGTCTTGA
- the tssC gene encoding type VI secretion system contractile sheath large subunit, with protein sequence MTEKQLDIQGDSGAKSVFAANEFEQLLQKEFKPKTEEAKSAVNNAVATLAQQALQNAITISDDTYQTIEAIIAEIDRKLSEQINLILHHEDFQKLEGEWRGLHHLVTNTETDTLLKIKVLPISKKEVARNLKRFKGTAWDQSPLFKRIYEEEYGQFGGEPFGCLIGDYYFDHSAPDVEMLNSLEKIAAAAHCPFIAGASPKLMQMESWQELANPRDLSKIFQNAEYAPWRSLRDSEDSRYIGLALPRFLSRLPYGATTNPVDEFDFEEETEGADHNKYTWANAAYAMAVNINRSFKYYGWCTSIRGVESGGIVENLPCHTFPTDDGGVDMKCPTEIAISDRREAELAALGFMPLIHRKNTDLAAFIGAQSLHKPSEYYDPDATANARLSARLPYLFACCRFAHYLKCIVRDKVGSFREREDMERWLNEWIMNYVDGDPINSTQETKARKPLAAAEVVVEEVEDNPGYYTSKFFLRPHYQLEGLTVSLRLVSKLPSAKQE encoded by the coding sequence ATGACTGAAAAGCAATTAGACATCCAAGGGGACAGCGGCGCGAAAAGTGTGTTTGCCGCAAATGAATTTGAACAGCTGCTGCAAAAAGAATTCAAACCCAAAACTGAAGAAGCCAAAAGTGCTGTCAATAATGCCGTAGCGACACTGGCACAGCAAGCTTTGCAAAACGCCATTACTATTTCAGACGACACTTATCAAACCATCGAAGCGATTATTGCAGAGATCGACAGAAAACTTTCCGAACAGATCAATTTGATTCTGCATCATGAAGATTTCCAAAAGCTGGAAGGCGAATGGCGCGGCCTGCATCATTTGGTTACCAATACCGAAACCGATACTTTGTTGAAAATCAAAGTATTGCCCATCTCCAAAAAAGAAGTTGCCCGCAATTTAAAACGCTTCAAAGGCACCGCTTGGGACCAAAGCCCCCTATTCAAACGCATTTATGAAGAAGAATACGGCCAGTTTGGTGGCGAGCCTTTCGGCTGTTTGATTGGCGACTACTATTTTGATCACTCTGCACCCGATGTGGAAATGCTCAATAGTCTTGAAAAAATTGCCGCCGCCGCACACTGTCCGTTCATCGCCGGCGCATCCCCCAAACTGATGCAGATGGAATCTTGGCAAGAGTTGGCCAATCCTCGTGATTTGAGCAAAATTTTCCAAAATGCCGAATATGCCCCATGGCGCAGCCTGCGTGATTCCGAAGATTCGCGTTATATCGGTTTGGCCCTGCCACGTTTCTTATCCCGTCTGCCTTACGGTGCCACGACAAATCCTGTCGATGAGTTTGACTTCGAAGAAGAAACTGAAGGCGCGGATCACAACAAATACACATGGGCCAATGCGGCTTATGCAATGGCGGTAAATATTAACCGTTCATTCAAATATTATGGTTGGTGCACCTCAATCCGTGGCGTGGAATCCGGCGGTATCGTTGAAAACCTTCCCTGCCACACATTCCCGACGGATGACGGCGGTGTGGATATGAAATGTCCAACCGAAATCGCCATCAGTGACCGCCGCGAGGCCGAATTGGCAGCGCTGGGCTTCATGCCGTTGATTCACCGTAAAAATACCGACTTGGCCGCGTTTATTGGTGCTCAATCACTGCATAAACCGTCTGAATATTATGATCCGGATGCTACCGCCAACGCCCGCTTGTCTGCGCGTCTGCCTTACCTGTTTGCGTGCTGTCGTTTCGCGCACTATCTGAAATGTATCGTACGCGACAAAGTCGGTTCGTTCCGCGAGCGTGAAGACATGGAACGTTGGCTAAACGAATGGATTATGAATTATGTAGATGGAGACCCGATTAACTCCACTCAAGAAACAAAAGCCCGTAAACCGTTGGCCGCTGCTGAAGTGGTTGTGGAAGAAGTTGAAGACAATCCCGGATATTACACTTCCAAATTCTTCCTGCGCCCGCACTACCAACTCGAAGGCCTTACCGTTTCATTGCGCTTGGTTTCCAAACTGCCTTCGGCTAAACAGGAATAG
- a CDS encoding Hcp family type VI secretion system effector, protein MAIDMFMKVEGVNGESKDSNHKDWTNIESFDWGAEQPGSMTSGGGGGAGKVNFNDLTVVAAIDKAAPTILKNCATGQHLSKVEISVCKAGGEQIEYSRTTLEDVLVTGVKFIGVQDNDALKMRYSFQAAKVKNQYWEQTDKGSKGAEVQMAFNIKENKSA, encoded by the coding sequence ATGGCTATTGATATGTTCATGAAAGTTGAAGGTGTTAACGGCGAATCAAAAGATTCCAACCACAAAGACTGGACCAACATCGAAAGTTTTGACTGGGGTGCCGAGCAACCCGGTTCGATGACCAGCGGTGGTGGCGGTGGTGCCGGTAAAGTCAATTTCAATGACTTGACCGTAGTTGCCGCTATTGATAAAGCCGCTCCGACCATTCTGAAAAACTGTGCTACCGGCCAACACTTGAGCAAAGTAGAAATTTCCGTATGCAAAGCCGGTGGCGAACAGATCGAATATTCGCGCACTACTTTGGAAGATGTCTTGGTAACCGGCGTGAAATTCATCGGTGTACAAGACAACGATGCGCTGAAAATGCGTTATTCATTCCAAGCTGCCAAAGTGAAAAACCAATATTGGGAACAAACCGATAAAGGTTCTAAAGGCGCTGAAGTTCAAATGGCCTTCAACATCAAAGAAAACAAATCCGCATAA
- the tssA gene encoding type VI secretion system protein TssA, whose protein sequence is MNTFPLWAEPISADTPEGVNIEYDSRFLELQSAAEGKPERQYGDTIIPAEEPDWATVEKLCNQLLAESKDLHVLSYYTQALTAKHGLVGFCAGCEAIKTNVDLYWKSLYPKLEDEDGEPDPFYRINALSAFTTHDGIAKEVFSAKLLVNGLTQQPITVKEAVSVLQGNDPQSYPGGKERLMLDIRVSADTGKPELIALIQALDHLKDIQNTFSTQLHDEHSLNFEVIQKPLTLIHKAINYNDGSTPQLQQAEQTEQPAETPVSTVAQEQSTLQEADAWRRLNIKNRADVDLALEKICIYFETLEPSHPAPLFIRRVQRQMNMNFYDIMKDISPESIANLEVLIGKQDEETGTSNE, encoded by the coding sequence ATGAATACATTTCCCTTATGGGCAGAACCTATTTCTGCTGACACCCCCGAAGGGGTAAATATTGAATACGACAGCCGCTTTTTAGAGCTTCAAAGCGCTGCCGAAGGGAAACCGGAAAGACAATATGGCGACACCATCATCCCTGCTGAAGAGCCTGATTGGGCAACAGTAGAGAAGCTGTGCAATCAATTGCTGGCTGAATCGAAAGACCTTCATGTTTTGTCCTATTACACACAGGCGCTCACTGCAAAACATGGCCTGGTTGGCTTTTGCGCCGGTTGTGAAGCCATCAAAACCAATGTGGATTTGTATTGGAAATCCCTATATCCCAAGCTCGAAGATGAAGACGGCGAACCCGACCCGTTTTATCGAATCAATGCACTAAGTGCATTCACTACGCATGACGGCATCGCTAAAGAAGTATTTTCAGCCAAATTATTAGTAAACGGGCTGACCCAACAGCCTATTACCGTTAAAGAAGCAGTTTCTGTCTTGCAAGGCAATGACCCGCAAAGCTATCCGGGCGGCAAAGAACGTTTGATGCTCGATATCAGGGTAAGTGCCGATACCGGCAAACCGGAATTGATTGCCTTAATCCAGGCATTAGACCATCTGAAAGATATTCAAAATACTTTCTCGACCCAGCTGCACGACGAACACTCACTCAATTTTGAAGTGATTCAAAAACCGCTTACCCTGATCCACAAAGCCATCAATTACAACGATGGAAGTACCCCGCAGCTGCAACAGGCTGAACAAACAGAACAACCCGCTGAAACACCCGTTTCGACTGTTGCTCAAGAGCAATCGACCCTTCAAGAAGCGGATGCATGGCGTCGTCTGAATATCAAAAATCGGGCTGATGTCGATTTGGCTTTGGAAAAAATCTGCATCTACTTTGAAACGCTTGAACCCAGCCACCCTGCCCCGTTATTTATCCGCAGGGTACAGCGGCAAATGAATATGAACTTCTACGACATCATGAAAGATATCAGTCCTGAAAGTATTGCCAATCTGGAAGTTTTGATCGGGAAGCAGGACGAAGAAACGGGAACTTCCAACGAATAA
- the tagF gene encoding type VI secretion system-associated protein TagF has protein sequence MQQSEIYFFGKLNQSRDFIVSENLQTNDKNFWDGWFDRCNNQDKLIPFTRKTLSVSRIWLFCIKLSDSITYIGLTALSSDQTGRQYPFVLFQKPCPLLEQLKSINFFSQNIDFFNQTLINGKCIITNCLGTLYKSDHPLPEPFLNFLSKSDNIGSFWLDCESGYHIERDGEPTCSLFNKIFGL, from the coding sequence ATGCAGCAAAGCGAAATCTACTTTTTCGGAAAACTAAATCAGTCTCGTGATTTTATTGTTTCTGAAAATCTCCAAACTAATGATAAAAACTTTTGGGACGGATGGTTTGATCGTTGCAACAACCAAGACAAACTCATTCCGTTTACCCGAAAGACGCTTTCTGTATCGCGGATTTGGCTGTTTTGCATTAAACTGTCTGATAGCATTACCTATATTGGGCTAACGGCACTCAGTTCAGACCAAACAGGTCGACAATATCCTTTTGTACTATTCCAAAAACCTTGCCCCCTTCTAGAACAGTTAAAATCTATTAATTTCTTCTCTCAAAACATAGATTTTTTTAACCAAACATTAATAAATGGTAAATGTATTATAACAAATTGTTTAGGTACACTTTATAAGTCTGACCATCCGTTACCCGAGCCTTTCCTTAATTTTTTATCTAAATCAGATAACATTGGCAGCTTTTGGCTGGACTGCGAAAGCGGTTACCATATAGAAAGAGACGGAGAGCCCACCTGCTCTCTGTTCAATAAAATATTTGGATTATAA
- the tssB gene encoding type VI secretion system contractile sheath small subunit: MSRNKSSGQKFIARNRAPRVQIEYDVELYGSEKKIELPFVMGVMADLVGKPVEPLPELAERKFLEIDVDNFDERMKALKPRVAFNVKNTLTGEGNLNVELELESMDDFSPAAIAKKVGPLNELLQARTELANLLSYMDGKSGAEELIGKVLGDSELLKSLAAAPKATTKDEQ, translated from the coding sequence ATGTCACGAAACAAATCATCCGGACAAAAATTTATTGCCCGCAACCGGGCGCCTCGCGTACAGATTGAGTACGATGTAGAACTTTACGGTTCTGAGAAAAAAATTGAGCTTCCATTCGTTATGGGGGTGATGGCAGATTTGGTCGGGAAACCCGTAGAGCCGCTACCTGAATTGGCCGAACGTAAATTTTTGGAAATTGACGTAGATAATTTCGATGAACGCATGAAAGCCCTCAAACCGCGTGTCGCATTTAATGTCAAAAACACGCTTACCGGGGAAGGCAACTTGAATGTAGAACTTGAATTGGAAAGCATGGATGATTTCTCTCCGGCAGCAATAGCAAAAAAAGTAGGTCCTTTAAACGAACTCCTACAAGCGCGTACAGAGCTTGCCAACCTGCTTTCATATATGGATGGTAAGAGCGGTGCTGAAGAATTAATCGGAAAAGTCTTGGGAGACAGTGAGCTGCTGAAAAGCCTTGCAGCCGCACCTAAAGCAACAACCAAAGACGAGCAGTAA